A genome region from Anastrepha obliqua isolate idAnaObli1 chromosome 4, idAnaObli1_1.0, whole genome shotgun sequence includes the following:
- the LOC129246061 gene encoding glucose-6-phosphate isomerase has product MAGPLPFLLDEPAYKNLERFYMSTGQNINMTELFAQDPNRFKKYSLRLKTPNDGEILIDYSKNRITEDVMSLLFDLAKVRKVAEARDAMFSGQPINITEGRAVLHVALRNRGNEAILVDCNDVMPLVRAELSHMKEFTNQVLSGVWRGCTGKQITDVVNIGIGGSDLGPLMVTEALKPYCKGLRSHFVSNIDGTHLAEVLKRVNYETTLFIVASKTFTTQETITNATSAKNWLLEQVKEPAAVAKHFVALSTNKEKVTAFGIDSKNMFGFWDWVGGRYSLWSAIGLSICLSIGFENFEQLLEGGYFLDNHFRTAPLEQNAPVILALLGIWYSNLHNAETHALLPYDQYLHRFAAYFQQGDMESNGKFVTKTDSKVVTYKTGPIVWGEPGTNGQHAFYQLIHQGTRLIPCDFIAAAQTHNPISGGVHHKILLANFLAQTEALMQGKTTAQARVELEKTGLSGEKLEELLPHKTFVGNRPTNSIVVKKVTPFTLGVLIALYEHKIFTQGIIWDINSFDQWGVELGKQLAKAIEPELATPSEVTTHDSSTNGLISFLKANW; this is encoded by the exons atggcaGGACCACTTCCATTCCTTTTAGATGAACCGGCATATAAAAATTTGGAGCGATTTTATATGTCTACTGGCCAAAATATTAATATGACGGAACTCTTCGCTCAGGATCCGAATCGCTTTAAAAAGTATAG cCTTCGCTTGAAGACTCCCAACGATGGCGAGATATTGATTGACTATTCAAAGAACCGCATTACAGAGGATGTGATGTCTCTGTTATTTGACTTAGCAAAAGTACGTAAAGTGGCTGAAGCGCGCGATGCCATGTTCTCTGGACAACCCATCAACATTACGGAAGGTCGTGCTGTACTCCATGTTGCACTTCGCAATCGCGGAAATGAAGCGATTCTTGTCGATTGCAATGACGTTATGCCGTTAGTGCGAGCGGAATTGTCACATATGAAGGAATTCACCAATCAGGTCCTCTCAGGTGTATGGCGTGGCTGTACCGGAAAGCAAATAACTGATGTTGTTAACATTGGTATTGGTGGCTCCGATCTGGGACCATTAATGGTAACCGAAGCCCTCAAACCTTACTGCAAGGGTCTGCGCTCACATTTCGTTTCGAATATTGATGGAACACACTTGGCGGAAGTTCTGAAACGTGTTAATTATGAGACAACACTGTTTATTGTTGCCTCGAAAACATTCACAACTCAAGAGACGATAACTAATGCTACCTCCGCAAAGAACTGGCTGCTCGAGCAAGTGAAAGAG CCCGCCGCCGTTGCTAAACATTTTGTAGCGTTGTCTACGAACAAGGAGAAAGTTACTGCTTTCGGAATCGACAGTAAGAATATGTTTGGATTCTGGGATTGGGTTGGTGGGCGTTACTCACTTTGGTCAGCTATTGGCTTGTCTATCTGTCTGTCAATAGGCTTTGAAAACTTTGAGCAACTGCTTGAAGGAGGCTATTTTCTAGATAACCATTTTAGAACTGCGCCATTGGAACAAAAT gcaCCTGTTATACTAGCGCTTTTGGGTATTTGGTATTCAAACTTGCACAATGCTGAGACACATGCTCTACTTCCTTACGATCAATATTTGCATCGCTTCGCGGCCTATTTCCAGCAGGGTGATATGGAAAGTAATGGTAAATTTGTAACCAAGACGGATTCCAAGGTAGTCACTTACAAAACTGGCCCAATCGTTTGGGGAGAACCAGGCACCAATGGTCAACATGCTTTCTATCAACTGATTCATCAAGGCACTAGGTTGATCCCTTGCGATTTCATTGCAGCAGCACAGACACATAATCCAATATCTGGAGGAGTACATCATAAAATTCTTTTGGCTAATTTCTTGGCCCAGACGGAGGCGTTGATGCAAGGAAAAACTACAGCACAGGCGCGTGTGGAACTCGAGAAGACTGGTTTGTCCGGTGAGAAATTGGAAGAGCTGTTGCCACATAAGACATTTGTTGGTAACAGGCCCACCAACTCAATTGTAGTGAAGAAAGTTACACCATTCACGTTGGGCGTACTTATTG ctTTATACGAACATAAAATCTTCACACAGGGCATAATCTGGGATATTAACTCCTTTGATCAATGGGGTGTTGAATTGGGTAAACAATTAGCCAAGGCAATTGAACCCGAATTAGCTACACCGAGTGAAGTAACTACACACGACTCATCCACTAACGGGCTTATTAGCTTCTTGAAAGCGAATTggtaa
- the LOC129246060 gene encoding WD repeat-containing protein 43 isoform X1 — MALGSHHVLGFSPDAKLFAFINDQGILRIWDTDTNELKQEYTPNLQLSGPCTAFTWFIAGSVSGEPTEKKFKKARKLHAGSTKDEGAIYLALGTSNGNISLYSYALGKIERTLKGEGHSGKVTCLTQDDEGHLYSSGEDCQIIVWSVADEKQLSSWSVGTEKPYSIVYSKISKNLVVGGRQIKIFSTASQELMQTFTGHTSDINLMSFLELDESIEYVLSTSRMERIICLWKIGKKGRNKSATCTLLMEDVAHCLTSHVDNDRNLRVASVTRSGVIHVYLIAVENIKAEKPIKPKLTIEIASDSATVIAPIPAISVSLRHSAHPQELIFGYGNSSFLVFERLKPNFAEKLQVLIRADPKLLYLTQGKLSRKDGKSGGALKTLTPIVNEAKVDYKSTVTVSKKKLKAVEMPMESRLQNLNLNALPGGVAPQAQSKVQLLVQALHSKDNTLLRSVLHTHDTKTIQLTLHKLPVPYVGPLVNELTQFMQQKRMNVEYAVDWLKILVQTHSSQLMALGSEDLLNKFGPCIGIIEHRVNCLKELSKVAGRLDLLINQIKRNTDEDNLNSANVLVYEDNDSSDPELEDEGEKSSPDDEWDEDIEDTVENMEQDSEDNDESENENDDDSDADEGEEMDT, encoded by the exons ATGGCGCTAGGGTCACACCACGTGTTAGGCTTTTCGCCCGATGccaaattatttgcatttatcaATGATCAAGGAATTCTTCGTATATGGGACACAGATACAAACGAACTAAAGCAGGAGTATACACCAAATCTGCAACTGTCTGGACCATGCACTGCATTCACGTGGTTCATTGCTGGTTCTGTATCCGGGGAACCAACCGAAAAAAAG TTTAAGAAAGCTCGGAAGTTGCATGCCGGTTCTACTAAAGATGAAGGAGCAATTTACCTTGCATTAGGTACTAGTAACGGAAATATTTCCCTCTATTCCTACGCTTTGGGCAAG attgaaagaACTTTAAAAGGCGAAGGGCATAGTGGAAAAGTAACTTGTCTAACTCAAGATGATGAAGGTCACCTATATAGTAGTGGCGAAGATTGCCAGATAATAGTTTGGTCAGTCGCTGATGAAAAGCAGCTATCATCGTGGTCAGTGGGGACAGAAAAACCATATAGCATTGTATAttcgaaaatatcaaaaaatttggtGGTTGGAGGacgtcaaattaaaattttctcaacaGCTTCGCAAGAACTGATGCAAACATTTACAGGACATACGTCTGATATAAATTTGATGAGTTTTTTGGAATTAGATGAGAGTATCGAATATGTTCTCAGTACATCACGGATGGAACGTATAATATGTCTATGGAAGATTGGCAAAAAAGGTCGAAATAAAAGTGCAACGTGCACATTGCTTATGGAAGACGTCGCACACTGCCTCACTTCTCATGTGGATAATGACCGTAATTTGAGAGTAGCGAGTGTAACTCGCAGTGGTGTAATACATGTGTACCTAATTGCTGTAGAAAA CATAAAAGCAGAAAAACCTATAAAACcaaaactaactatagaaatcGCATCGGACAGTGCCACCGTAATTGCTCCTATACCAGCCATTTCAGTGTCCTTACGGCATAGCGCCCATCCCCAAGAACTTATTTTTGGATATGGAAACTCAagctttttagtttttgaacGTTTAAAACCGAATTTCGCTGAAAAGCTGCAAGTCCTAATACGTGCCGATCCAAAATTACTATACTTAACACAAGGAAAATTATCCAGAAAAGATGGCAAATCTGGGGGGGCACTAAAGACACTCACTCCAATTGTCAACGAAGCCAAAGTAGACTACAAGTCTACTGTAACAGTTTCAAAGAAAAAGTTGAAGGCAGTAGAAATGCCTATGGAGTCACGATTACAAAATTTGAACTTAAATGCACTTCCCGGTGGAGTAGCGCCCCAAGCACAGAGCAAAGTACAGCTATTGGTGCAGGCTCTGCACAGCAAAGACAATAC TCTTTTACGCTCCGTGTTGCACACTCATGACACTAAAACAATACAGTTAACCCTTCATAAACTACCGGTGCCATACGTGGGCCCATTAGTCAATGAGTTGACGCAGTTCATGCAGCAAAAACGTATGAA tgtCGAATATGCAGTTGATTGgcttaaaattttagtacaaacaCACTCTAGCCAACTAATGGCTTTGGGATCTGAAGATCTGCTAAACAAATTCGGTCCATGTATCGGAATAATAGAGCATCGTGTGAACTGCCTTAAAGAATTGTCAaa AGTTGCTGGGCGACTGGATTTGTTGATTAATCAAATAAAACGCAACACTGACGAAGACAACTTAAACAGTGCAAATGTTTTAGTGTACGAAGATAATG ATTCATCTGACCCCGAACTGGAAGATGAGGGGGAAAAGAGCTCACCTGACGATGAATGGGACGAAGATATTGAAGACACTGTCGAAAATATGGAACAAGATAGTGAAGATAACGATGAAAGTGAGAATGAAAATGATGATGACAGTGATGCTGACGAGGGAGAAGAAATGGATACATAA
- the LOC129246060 gene encoding WD repeat-containing protein 43 isoform X2: protein MALGSHHVLGFSPDAKLFAFINDQGILRIWDTDTNELKQEYTPNLQLSGPCTAFTWFIAGSVSGEPTEKKKARKLHAGSTKDEGAIYLALGTSNGNISLYSYALGKIERTLKGEGHSGKVTCLTQDDEGHLYSSGEDCQIIVWSVADEKQLSSWSVGTEKPYSIVYSKISKNLVVGGRQIKIFSTASQELMQTFTGHTSDINLMSFLELDESIEYVLSTSRMERIICLWKIGKKGRNKSATCTLLMEDVAHCLTSHVDNDRNLRVASVTRSGVIHVYLIAVENIKAEKPIKPKLTIEIASDSATVIAPIPAISVSLRHSAHPQELIFGYGNSSFLVFERLKPNFAEKLQVLIRADPKLLYLTQGKLSRKDGKSGGALKTLTPIVNEAKVDYKSTVTVSKKKLKAVEMPMESRLQNLNLNALPGGVAPQAQSKVQLLVQALHSKDNTLLRSVLHTHDTKTIQLTLHKLPVPYVGPLVNELTQFMQQKRMNVEYAVDWLKILVQTHSSQLMALGSEDLLNKFGPCIGIIEHRVNCLKELSKVAGRLDLLINQIKRNTDEDNLNSANVLVYEDNDSSDPELEDEGEKSSPDDEWDEDIEDTVENMEQDSEDNDESENENDDDSDADEGEEMDT, encoded by the exons ATGGCGCTAGGGTCACACCACGTGTTAGGCTTTTCGCCCGATGccaaattatttgcatttatcaATGATCAAGGAATTCTTCGTATATGGGACACAGATACAAACGAACTAAAGCAGGAGTATACACCAAATCTGCAACTGTCTGGACCATGCACTGCATTCACGTGGTTCATTGCTGGTTCTGTATCCGGGGAACCAACCGAAAAAAAG AAAGCTCGGAAGTTGCATGCCGGTTCTACTAAAGATGAAGGAGCAATTTACCTTGCATTAGGTACTAGTAACGGAAATATTTCCCTCTATTCCTACGCTTTGGGCAAG attgaaagaACTTTAAAAGGCGAAGGGCATAGTGGAAAAGTAACTTGTCTAACTCAAGATGATGAAGGTCACCTATATAGTAGTGGCGAAGATTGCCAGATAATAGTTTGGTCAGTCGCTGATGAAAAGCAGCTATCATCGTGGTCAGTGGGGACAGAAAAACCATATAGCATTGTATAttcgaaaatatcaaaaaatttggtGGTTGGAGGacgtcaaattaaaattttctcaacaGCTTCGCAAGAACTGATGCAAACATTTACAGGACATACGTCTGATATAAATTTGATGAGTTTTTTGGAATTAGATGAGAGTATCGAATATGTTCTCAGTACATCACGGATGGAACGTATAATATGTCTATGGAAGATTGGCAAAAAAGGTCGAAATAAAAGTGCAACGTGCACATTGCTTATGGAAGACGTCGCACACTGCCTCACTTCTCATGTGGATAATGACCGTAATTTGAGAGTAGCGAGTGTAACTCGCAGTGGTGTAATACATGTGTACCTAATTGCTGTAGAAAA CATAAAAGCAGAAAAACCTATAAAACcaaaactaactatagaaatcGCATCGGACAGTGCCACCGTAATTGCTCCTATACCAGCCATTTCAGTGTCCTTACGGCATAGCGCCCATCCCCAAGAACTTATTTTTGGATATGGAAACTCAagctttttagtttttgaacGTTTAAAACCGAATTTCGCTGAAAAGCTGCAAGTCCTAATACGTGCCGATCCAAAATTACTATACTTAACACAAGGAAAATTATCCAGAAAAGATGGCAAATCTGGGGGGGCACTAAAGACACTCACTCCAATTGTCAACGAAGCCAAAGTAGACTACAAGTCTACTGTAACAGTTTCAAAGAAAAAGTTGAAGGCAGTAGAAATGCCTATGGAGTCACGATTACAAAATTTGAACTTAAATGCACTTCCCGGTGGAGTAGCGCCCCAAGCACAGAGCAAAGTACAGCTATTGGTGCAGGCTCTGCACAGCAAAGACAATAC TCTTTTACGCTCCGTGTTGCACACTCATGACACTAAAACAATACAGTTAACCCTTCATAAACTACCGGTGCCATACGTGGGCCCATTAGTCAATGAGTTGACGCAGTTCATGCAGCAAAAACGTATGAA tgtCGAATATGCAGTTGATTGgcttaaaattttagtacaaacaCACTCTAGCCAACTAATGGCTTTGGGATCTGAAGATCTGCTAAACAAATTCGGTCCATGTATCGGAATAATAGAGCATCGTGTGAACTGCCTTAAAGAATTGTCAaa AGTTGCTGGGCGACTGGATTTGTTGATTAATCAAATAAAACGCAACACTGACGAAGACAACTTAAACAGTGCAAATGTTTTAGTGTACGAAGATAATG ATTCATCTGACCCCGAACTGGAAGATGAGGGGGAAAAGAGCTCACCTGACGATGAATGGGACGAAGATATTGAAGACACTGTCGAAAATATGGAACAAGATAGTGAAGATAACGATGAAAGTGAGAATGAAAATGATGATGACAGTGATGCTGACGAGGGAGAAGAAATGGATACATAA